Proteins encoded together in one Synechococcus sp. A15-62 window:
- a CDS encoding class I SAM-dependent methyltransferase → MTSFLRPLAYRYRWIYDTVTAVSSLSVGGVERLRGLGLEAVQPHLKPGAAVLDLCCGSGEAAAPWLAAGFAVTGIDVSPRALDLAAQRHPSLERVEGLAEDPPLADASFSAIQLSVALHEFPRSDRKRVLRSALRLLEPGGWLVLVDLHPAGAWLKLPQQLFCALFETDTATAMLEDDLPTELEQLGFSSVSQELLAGRALQRITATRPR, encoded by the coding sequence ATGACCTCATTTCTGAGGCCGCTGGCCTACCGCTACCGCTGGATTTACGACACGGTCACGGCGGTGTCATCGCTGAGTGTGGGTGGGGTGGAGCGCCTGCGGGGCCTGGGGCTCGAAGCGGTGCAGCCCCATCTCAAGCCCGGCGCGGCGGTGCTGGATCTCTGCTGCGGCAGTGGCGAAGCAGCAGCCCCTTGGCTGGCGGCGGGCTTTGCCGTGACGGGGATCGATGTCTCCCCCCGCGCCCTGGATTTGGCCGCTCAACGCCACCCCAGCCTGGAGCGGGTGGAGGGACTGGCCGAAGATCCGCCTCTGGCCGATGCCAGCTTCAGTGCCATCCAGCTGAGCGTGGCCCTGCACGAATTCCCCCGCAGCGATCGGAAACGGGTGCTCCGTAGTGCCCTGCGGCTGCTGGAACCGGGCGGCTGGTTGGTGCTTGTGGATCTGCATCCAGCCGGAGCTTGGCTGAAGCTTCCCCAACAACTGTTTTGCGCCCTGTTTGAAACCGACACCGCCACCGCCATGCTGGAGGACGACCTGCCCACCGAGCTGGAGCAACTCGGGTTCAGCAGCGTGAGCCAGGAGCTGCTGGCGGGCCGGGCCCTGCAACGCATCACCGCAACGCGGCCTCGATAA
- a CDS encoding site-specific integrase: MELKSALETANAQLAAQGSRLRIEQRGRRLNLRGSLPLRGDPSRNGLQRISLGLMADAAGLNQALSTAALVQLQLEQRSFDWALWSASTSAATARGRSIGIQAAIEGFEAAFFADPRRRRSPASSRTTWTSAYLPYLRRLARQCGDQPLEPALLMQTLTSYDDGSRSRQQCATALAALARHLELPLPEDWRQEASGYGLHRARFRQLPTDPQILEAAGRIPNPQWRLAFALMATYGLRNHEVFFCDCSSLAPGGDRVLRVLPTTKTGEHQSWPFHPDWVEHFELRELAENPAALPAIQTDLRRTTLQQVGRRVSEQFRRYDLPITPYDLRHAWAVRTIHVGLPDTVAARMMGHSVTIHTRTYHHWITRRDQQQAVDAALARQPA; encoded by the coding sequence ATGGAGCTCAAAAGTGCGCTGGAGACCGCCAATGCGCAGCTGGCGGCACAGGGGTCACGCCTGCGCATCGAACAGCGGGGTCGGCGCCTGAACCTGCGCGGGTCTCTGCCTTTGCGTGGGGATCCGAGCCGGAACGGCTTGCAACGGATCAGCCTGGGGCTGATGGCCGATGCAGCCGGACTGAATCAGGCCCTCAGCACCGCTGCCCTTGTGCAGCTGCAACTGGAGCAGCGCAGTTTTGATTGGGCGCTCTGGTCGGCCTCCACGTCTGCAGCCACGGCCAGAGGACGTTCGATCGGGATCCAGGCCGCCATCGAGGGCTTCGAAGCAGCCTTTTTTGCCGACCCGCGTCGACGCCGTTCCCCGGCGAGCAGTCGCACCACCTGGACCAGTGCCTACTTGCCCTACCTCAGGCGACTGGCACGTCAGTGCGGTGATCAGCCGCTGGAGCCAGCGCTGCTGATGCAGACGCTGACCAGTTACGACGACGGCAGCCGCAGCCGGCAGCAGTGCGCCACGGCCCTGGCCGCCCTGGCCCGTCACCTGGAGCTGCCCTTACCGGAAGACTGGCGCCAGGAAGCCAGCGGCTACGGCCTGCACCGTGCCCGGTTCCGCCAGCTGCCCACTGATCCACAGATTCTGGAGGCCGCAGGCCGCATCCCCAATCCACAGTGGCGCCTGGCCTTTGCCCTGATGGCCACCTACGGCCTGCGCAACCATGAGGTGTTCTTCTGCGATTGCTCCTCGCTAGCGCCCGGAGGAGATCGGGTGTTGCGGGTGCTGCCCACCACCAAAACCGGTGAGCACCAGAGCTGGCCCTTCCATCCCGACTGGGTCGAGCACTTCGAGTTGCGAGAGCTGGCGGAGAACCCAGCCGCTCTGCCGGCGATCCAGACCGATCTGCGTCGCACCACCCTGCAGCAGGTGGGACGGCGGGTGAGTGAACAGTTCCGCCGCTACGACCTGCCGATCACCCCCTACGACCTGCGCCACGCTTGGGCGGTGCGGACCATCCACGTCGGCCTACCGGACACCGTCGCCGCCAGGATGATGGGCCACTCGGTGACGATCCACACCCGCACCTATCACCACTGGATCACCCGGCGTGACCAGCAGCAGGCGGTGGATGCAGCCCTGGCCCGGCAACCGGCCTGA
- the hemH gene encoding ferrochelatase: MSRVGVVLLNLGGPERIQDVGPFLYNLFADPEIIRLPSPALQKPLAWLISTLRSGKSQEAYRSIGGGSPLRRITEQQARELQSLLRQRGIDATSYVAMRYWHPFTESAVADIKADGMDEVVVLPLYPHFSISTSGSSFRELQRLRQADPAFEKLPIRCIRSWFDHPGYVKAMAELIATEVRNSDDPTKAHVFFSAHGVPKSYVEEAGDPYQKEIETCTGLIMKELAVQVGHDNPFTLAYQSRVGPVEWLKPYTEEALEELGQAKTNDLVVVPISFVSEHIETLEEIDIEYRELATEAGVVNFRRVRALDTYAPFIEGLADLVATSLQGPEVSLDAAAELPNKVKLYPQEKWEWGWNNSSEVWNGRLAMVGFSAFLLELISGQGPLHALGLL, from the coding sequence ATGTCTCGCGTCGGTGTCGTCCTGCTGAACCTGGGTGGCCCGGAGCGTATCCAGGACGTTGGCCCGTTTCTCTATAACCTGTTCGCCGATCCCGAGATCATTCGGCTTCCCAGTCCTGCGCTGCAGAAACCGCTGGCTTGGTTGATCAGCACCCTGCGCAGTGGCAAGTCGCAGGAGGCCTATCGCTCCATCGGTGGCGGATCGCCGCTACGGCGCATCACTGAGCAGCAGGCCCGTGAACTCCAGAGCTTGCTGCGTCAGCGCGGCATTGATGCCACCAGCTACGTGGCCATGCGCTACTGGCATCCGTTCACGGAATCCGCCGTGGCGGACATCAAGGCTGATGGCATGGATGAGGTGGTGGTGCTCCCCCTCTACCCCCATTTTTCGATCAGCACCAGTGGATCCAGTTTCCGCGAGCTGCAGCGCCTTCGTCAGGCGGATCCCGCATTTGAGAAGCTGCCGATTCGCTGCATCCGCAGCTGGTTTGACCATCCGGGCTATGTGAAGGCCATGGCCGAGCTGATCGCGACAGAGGTGCGCAACAGCGACGATCCCACCAAGGCCCATGTCTTCTTCAGTGCCCACGGTGTGCCGAAGAGCTACGTCGAAGAGGCTGGCGACCCCTATCAGAAGGAGATCGAAACCTGCACGGGCTTGATCATGAAGGAGCTGGCCGTTCAGGTGGGTCACGACAATCCCTTCACCCTGGCGTACCAAAGCCGTGTGGGCCCCGTGGAGTGGCTCAAGCCCTACACCGAGGAGGCCCTTGAGGAATTGGGTCAAGCCAAGACCAACGATCTGGTGGTGGTGCCGATCAGCTTCGTCAGCGAACACATTGAGACGCTCGAGGAGATCGACATCGAATACCGGGAGTTGGCCACCGAAGCCGGTGTGGTCAATTTCCGCCGCGTGCGCGCTCTCGACACCTACGCCCCCTTCATCGAAGGCTTGGCGGATCTCGTGGCCACAAGCCTGCAGGGCCCTGAGGTGAGTCTCGATGCGGCGGCAGAGCTGCCCAACAAAGTGAAGCTCTATCCCCAGGAAAAATGGGAATGGGGTTGGAACAACAGCTCTGAGGTCTGGAACGGCCGTCTGGCCATGGTTGGTTTTTCAGCCTTTTTGCTCGAGCTGATCAGTGGTCAAGGGCCGCTGCATGCACTCGGTCTGCTCTGA
- the ilvB gene encoding biosynthetic-type acetolactate synthase large subunit, with translation MTLTSASSAVTGQQAGHGGQKMSGATALMDALRRHDVDTIFGYPGGAILPIYDALHIAESEGWVKHILVRHEQAGTHAADAYARATGKVGVCFGTSGPGATNLVTGIATAQMDSVPMVVITGQVPRPAIGTDAFQETDIFGITLPIVKHSWVVRDPADLASIVAQAFLIAASGRPGPVLIDIPKDVGQEMFDYVPVEPGSIVPKGFRKPQPPRDEPILSALELIAEAERPLLYLGGGAISAGAHDSLRVIAERYQIPVTTTLMGKGAFDENDPLSVGMLGMHGTAYANFAVTECDLLIAVGARFDDRVTGKLDTFAPRAQVIHFEIDPAEIGKTRRPDVAVLGDLGLSVARLVELSMQQQVQPRTSAWLARIAEWKQTYPLTVPPTEGPLFPQEVLLAVRELAPNAIVTTDVGQHQMWAAQYLRNGPRGWISSAGLGTMGFGMPAAMGAQVACPDRQVVCIAGDASILMNIQELGTLAAYGLPVKVVIVNNHWQGMVRQWQESFYEERYSASDMLNGMPDFVALARSFGVDGVHIRERESLKRDLEAALKAPGPMLIDIHVRRGENCYPMVPPGKSNAEMVGLPAPMPVLNAPTS, from the coding sequence GTGACTCTCACCTCAGCGTCTTCGGCCGTCACTGGGCAGCAGGCCGGTCACGGTGGTCAGAAAATGTCTGGGGCGACTGCCCTGATGGATGCGTTGCGGCGCCATGACGTCGACACAATTTTCGGCTACCCCGGCGGCGCGATTCTCCCGATTTACGACGCACTCCACATCGCCGAGAGCGAGGGCTGGGTGAAGCACATCCTGGTGCGGCATGAGCAGGCCGGCACCCACGCGGCCGATGCCTATGCGCGCGCCACCGGCAAGGTGGGCGTTTGCTTCGGCACGTCGGGGCCTGGTGCCACCAACTTGGTGACCGGTATCGCCACAGCCCAGATGGACTCGGTGCCCATGGTGGTGATCACCGGTCAGGTGCCGCGTCCGGCGATTGGCACTGATGCTTTCCAGGAGACCGACATCTTCGGCATCACCCTGCCGATCGTGAAACATTCCTGGGTGGTGCGTGATCCGGCCGATCTCGCCTCCATCGTTGCCCAGGCCTTTCTGATTGCAGCCAGTGGTCGTCCGGGCCCCGTGTTGATTGATATCCCGAAGGATGTTGGCCAGGAGATGTTCGATTATGTGCCTGTTGAGCCCGGATCGATTGTTCCCAAAGGCTTCCGCAAGCCTCAGCCCCCCCGGGATGAACCGATCCTTTCGGCGCTTGAGCTCATCGCCGAAGCAGAGCGTCCCCTGCTCTATCTGGGCGGTGGTGCGATCTCAGCTGGTGCTCACGACAGCCTGCGGGTGATTGCGGAGCGGTATCAGATCCCCGTCACCACCACCTTGATGGGGAAGGGTGCCTTCGATGAAAACGATCCCCTTTCGGTGGGCATGCTCGGCATGCATGGCACGGCCTATGCCAACTTCGCTGTCACCGAATGCGATCTGTTGATTGCTGTTGGCGCCCGTTTTGACGATCGGGTGACCGGAAAGCTCGACACCTTTGCTCCTCGGGCGCAGGTGATCCACTTTGAGATTGACCCGGCCGAAATCGGCAAGACCCGGCGCCCCGATGTGGCGGTGCTCGGTGATCTGGGCCTGAGCGTGGCGCGGTTGGTGGAGCTGAGCATGCAGCAGCAGGTGCAACCCCGCACGTCCGCTTGGTTGGCACGCATCGCTGAGTGGAAACAGACCTATCCCCTCACGGTGCCTCCCACCGAAGGCCCCCTCTTCCCCCAGGAGGTGCTACTTGCCGTGCGCGAGTTGGCCCCCAATGCCATCGTCACCACGGACGTGGGCCAGCACCAGATGTGGGCGGCCCAGTACCTGCGCAATGGGCCCCGGGGCTGGATCAGCAGTGCCGGTCTCGGCACCATGGGCTTCGGCATGCCGGCCGCAATGGGCGCCCAGGTGGCTTGCCCCGATCGTCAGGTGGTGTGCATCGCAGGTGACGCCAGCATCCTGATGAACATTCAGGAGCTGGGAACCCTGGCGGCCTATGGCCTCCCAGTGAAGGTGGTGATCGTGAACAACCACTGGCAAGGCATGGTGCGCCAGTGGCAGGAGAGCTTCTACGAGGAGCGCTATTCCGCTTCCGACATGCTCAATGGCATGCCGGACTTCGTGGCTCTCGCCCGCTCCTTCGGAGTCGACGGCGTGCACATCCGCGAGCGGGAGTCGTTGAAGCGTGATCTCGAGGCGGCGCTCAAGGCCCCCGGTCCGATGTTGATCGACATCCACGTGCGTCGTGGTGAGAACTGCTATCCGATGGTTCCCCCGGGCAAAAGCAATGCTGAAATGGTGGGCCTACCGGCTCCCATGCCGGTTCTCAACGCTCCGACCTCTTGA
- a CDS encoding nuclease has product MIRLVLIGLLLLLWAVPVQAAEVLQVRSSSLLQVGDRNRTYTVALACASVDPSQEAEATAWLRQELPRRRKVNLRPVGSSEGQLMARVTPIGAEGDLSTGLIAAGLASNSCGVDG; this is encoded by the coding sequence TTGATTCGTCTCGTCTTAATCGGCCTTCTGCTGCTGCTTTGGGCCGTGCCGGTACAGGCCGCTGAGGTGCTTCAGGTGCGCAGCAGCTCACTGTTGCAAGTTGGAGATCGCAACCGCACCTACACCGTTGCCCTGGCCTGTGCTTCCGTTGATCCGAGCCAGGAAGCCGAGGCCACCGCATGGCTGCGTCAGGAGCTGCCGCGTCGTCGCAAGGTCAATCTGCGGCCGGTCGGCTCCAGCGAGGGCCAGCTGATGGCTCGGGTGACCCCGATTGGTGCTGAGGGTGACCTCAGCACTGGCTTGATTGCCGCTGGTCTGGCCAGCAACAGCTGTGGGGTCGATGGCTGA
- a CDS encoding GIVxVP protein, with amino-acid sequence MADNRIARGIVLVPCLLLGGAFLATAAWGQGAAAENRTLAIGIGVGLLLAGWLSQLGGGSEGGTETSVTKPDESDPSP; translated from the coding sequence ATGGCTGATAACCGCATTGCCCGGGGCATTGTGTTGGTGCCCTGCTTGCTTCTGGGGGGTGCCTTTCTTGCCACAGCGGCCTGGGGCCAGGGCGCTGCAGCTGAAAACCGGACCCTCGCGATCGGCATCGGTGTTGGCTTGCTGTTGGCGGGTTGGTTGTCCCAGTTGGGTGGCGGCTCAGAGGGTGGGACTGAGACCTCTGTGACAAAACCAGACGAGTCCGACCCCTCTCCCTAA
- a CDS encoding amino acid ABC transporter substrate-binding protein, with protein sequence MSKPEWRRWPWLSWSVVAATLIGCQSIVASGVSRPRLAVLLPMGHRDAELRHNFLQGFRLGQASVEACGEPFPQVAWYGSNSGDAPAPQLMPSMELKLLVAPPSADLRAYAAVADERDLTVLLPYQRGQSLDTLRGLEGRERLWPLVPSRQEDLKAMVAAAMEAGWGRAMVVEDPSALESTSSNAFVELFNAAGGIVESYEAQSVQRVDPSNDARLQRFKDDMAWSWVPTVVVADAPNGPLSQELRAEQQQGRFGGGAPQAPNWIWLSEAEDLQDAPAVPWQQLGLQHPARGAGWAEFQQDFKQFTGKAPSLLAGAGFDTARLLALADAAPWPRSADGGIDAMGWVDPDQKEAVPICQAFDQRRRGERLRLKAVASDSRFRAGQAPSGQALAGLIE encoded by the coding sequence ATGTCGAAGCCTGAGTGGCGACGTTGGCCTTGGCTGTCGTGGAGTGTTGTTGCAGCCACGCTGATCGGCTGCCAGTCGATCGTCGCCAGTGGCGTCAGTCGCCCGAGGCTGGCGGTGCTGCTGCCAATGGGGCACCGCGATGCTGAATTGCGACACAACTTCCTCCAGGGCTTTCGTCTGGGCCAGGCATCAGTGGAGGCTTGTGGTGAGCCCTTCCCGCAGGTTGCCTGGTATGGGAGCAACTCCGGCGACGCTCCCGCTCCTCAGTTGATGCCCTCGATGGAGCTCAAGTTGCTGGTGGCTCCCCCGTCTGCGGATCTCCGGGCTTACGCCGCCGTGGCAGATGAGCGGGATCTCACCGTGCTTCTCCCCTATCAGCGGGGGCAGTCGCTGGACACCCTGCGCGGGCTGGAAGGCCGTGAACGGCTCTGGCCGCTTGTCCCCTCCCGTCAGGAGGATCTGAAGGCGATGGTGGCGGCGGCCATGGAGGCCGGCTGGGGACGGGCGATGGTGGTTGAGGACCCTTCTGCCCTTGAGTCCACCAGCTCCAATGCCTTTGTGGAGCTGTTCAATGCCGCTGGCGGCATTGTTGAGAGCTACGAAGCGCAGTCGGTTCAGCGGGTGGATCCCAGCAACGACGCGCGTCTGCAACGGTTCAAGGACGACATGGCCTGGTCTTGGGTGCCCACCGTTGTGGTGGCTGATGCTCCAAACGGCCCTCTCTCGCAAGAGCTGCGGGCTGAGCAGCAGCAGGGGCGTTTCGGTGGTGGTGCACCGCAGGCGCCGAACTGGATTTGGCTCAGCGAGGCGGAGGATCTGCAGGATGCGCCCGCGGTGCCCTGGCAACAGCTTGGGCTGCAGCACCCAGCCCGTGGTGCGGGCTGGGCTGAGTTTCAACAGGATTTCAAGCAGTTCACCGGCAAGGCTCCATCGTTGCTCGCGGGTGCGGGTTTTGATACGGCGCGGCTGTTGGCCCTGGCCGATGCAGCCCCTTGGCCAAGGTCCGCTGACGGGGGCATCGATGCGATGGGGTGGGTGGACCCCGATCAGAAGGAAGCCGTTCCGATTTGCCAGGCCTTTGATCAGCGTCGCCGCGGCGAGCGTCTGCGTCTCAAGGCCGTGGCCAGCGATTCCCGCTTTCGCGCCGGCCAGGCACCATCGGGCCAGGCCCTGGCCGGTCTGATCGAATGA
- a CDS encoding NAD(P)/FAD-dependent oxidoreductase: MLRLSELKLPLDHGEEALQEAVLQRLRIPADRLLGQTLVKRSVDARRRDRIQLIYSVDVQVKGEAALLRRIGNKGRVRLAPDTRYRSVGHAPDGFPLDAGDRPVVVGAGPCGYFAALLLAQMGFRPLLLERGQAVKQRTADTFGFWRGTSPFNPESNAQFGEGGAGTFSDGKLYSQVSDPEHYGRKVLEELVACGASEEILTLHRPHIGTFKLATVVRGLRARIEALGGEVRFNSRVTRLQLSDSSAGKPHQLDGVVLADGTEIPCRHLVLAPGHSARDCFEMLEHIGVQLQRKPFSVGVRIEHPQHLIDAARWGEAAGHPRLGAAEYKLVHHAENGRCVYSFCMCPGGFVVGATSEEGRVVTNGMSQHSRNERNANSGLVVALDADDLAPFERFLGDPLAGIALQRELEARAFRLGGNSYAAPAQRLEDFLAARPSTRLGAIAASYQPGVHPADLDALLPPPIVEALREALPVFARKLKGYDHPDAVLTGVETRTSSPVRIPRDEALESLNVKGLVPAGEGAGYAGGILSAGIDGIRAAEALAIQILNTSSPSS; the protein is encoded by the coding sequence ATGCTGCGCCTGAGTGAACTGAAGCTGCCCCTCGACCATGGGGAGGAAGCGCTGCAGGAAGCGGTGCTCCAGCGTTTGCGGATCCCTGCGGATCGTCTTCTGGGTCAGACCCTGGTGAAGCGCAGTGTTGATGCCCGGCGCCGCGACCGGATTCAGCTGATCTACAGCGTGGACGTTCAGGTGAAGGGGGAAGCCGCCCTGTTGCGGCGGATCGGTAACAAAGGCCGGGTGCGTCTCGCCCCAGACACCCGCTACCGGTCTGTGGGTCATGCCCCGGATGGCTTCCCCTTGGATGCGGGCGATCGGCCGGTGGTGGTGGGGGCGGGCCCCTGCGGTTATTTCGCTGCTCTGCTGTTGGCGCAGATGGGCTTTCGCCCGCTGTTGCTGGAGCGGGGTCAGGCTGTGAAGCAACGCACCGCAGACACCTTCGGCTTCTGGCGGGGCACCAGCCCCTTTAACCCGGAATCCAATGCCCAATTCGGTGAGGGCGGAGCCGGCACCTTCTCCGACGGCAAGCTCTACAGCCAGGTGAGTGATCCCGAGCACTACGGCCGCAAGGTTCTTGAGGAGCTGGTGGCCTGTGGTGCCAGCGAGGAGATCCTCACGCTGCACCGTCCCCACATCGGCACTTTCAAACTCGCCACCGTGGTGCGAGGCCTGCGAGCACGGATTGAAGCCCTCGGGGGTGAGGTGCGTTTCAACAGTCGCGTGACACGCCTTCAGCTCAGCGACAGCAGCGCTGGGAAGCCGCATCAACTCGATGGAGTGGTGCTGGCCGATGGAACGGAGATTCCCTGCCGCCATCTGGTGCTGGCCCCCGGTCATTCTGCGCGCGACTGCTTTGAAATGCTGGAGCACATCGGTGTGCAGCTGCAGCGCAAACCGTTTTCCGTGGGTGTGCGGATTGAGCATCCGCAGCATCTGATTGACGCAGCCCGCTGGGGAGAGGCGGCGGGCCATCCGCGTCTCGGTGCAGCCGAGTACAAGCTGGTCCACCACGCCGAAAACGGCCGCTGCGTTTACAGCTTCTGCATGTGTCCCGGGGGATTTGTGGTTGGCGCAACCTCGGAGGAAGGCCGGGTGGTGACCAATGGCATGAGCCAGCACTCCCGCAACGAGCGCAACGCCAACAGCGGTTTGGTTGTGGCTCTTGACGCCGATGACCTGGCGCCGTTTGAACGCTTCCTCGGGGATCCGTTGGCGGGGATTGCCCTTCAACGGGAGCTGGAGGCGCGCGCCTTCAGGCTGGGTGGAAACAGTTATGCCGCACCGGCGCAGCGGTTGGAGGACTTCCTGGCTGCCCGTCCCTCCACCCGTCTTGGTGCCATCGCAGCGTCGTACCAGCCGGGCGTGCACCCCGCCGATCTGGATGCGTTGCTTCCACCTCCCATCGTTGAGGCCTTGCGGGAGGCGTTGCCGGTATTTGCCCGCAAGCTGAAGGGTTACGACCACCCCGATGCAGTGCTCACAGGAGTGGAAACCCGCACGTCATCGCCCGTGCGGATTCCCAGGGATGAGGCGTTGGAATCGCTCAATGTGAAGGGGCTGGTGCCGGCCGGTGAAGGGGCGGGCTACGCCGGCGGCATCCTGTCGGCTGGAATTGATGGCATTCGTGCCGCTGAGGCATTGGCCATCCAAATCCTGAACACGAGTTCCCCGTCCTCTTGA
- the pgeF gene encoding peptidoglycan editing factor PgeF, translating into MKDGPFDRPDSRFNTLKGWTWIGCYGGYYLQSDLLHDQGFEHGFFTRLWHGRGPDELAGYVSAGISIHRPQQIHSGIVLNASDALQDPWPEADGLVSDRGGQSLWVCGADCTPVLIADPRTGHAAACHAGWRGVAAGILITALNQLVERGAQREDLVVALGPAVSGPCYQVGDEVVEAVSAAIPDEASLSEAGALLPDEQPGRHRLDIRTAARVQLKGAGILSERIAHCPLCTVSEPELFHSWRRDQVKAVQWSGIVAQAPT; encoded by the coding sequence ATGAAAGACGGGCCATTTGATCGACCAGACAGCCGCTTCAACACGTTGAAGGGCTGGACCTGGATCGGTTGTTACGGGGGCTATTACCTCCAGAGCGATCTTCTGCACGATCAGGGGTTCGAGCACGGCTTTTTCACCCGGCTCTGGCACGGCCGTGGACCTGATGAACTGGCGGGATACGTCAGCGCCGGCATCAGCATCCACCGGCCCCAGCAGATTCATAGTGGGATCGTCCTCAACGCCAGCGACGCCCTTCAGGATCCCTGGCCTGAGGCCGATGGCCTGGTGAGTGATCGCGGAGGCCAGAGCCTCTGGGTGTGCGGCGCCGACTGCACCCCGGTTCTGATCGCCGATCCCCGCACCGGGCATGCCGCGGCCTGTCATGCCGGTTGGCGTGGGGTGGCGGCTGGAATCCTGATCACGGCCCTGAATCAATTGGTAGAGCGGGGTGCGCAGCGGGAGGATCTGGTCGTTGCCCTGGGTCCGGCTGTCAGCGGCCCCTGCTACCAGGTGGGCGACGAGGTGGTGGAGGCCGTCAGCGCCGCGATCCCCGACGAGGCCTCGTTATCCGAGGCCGGGGCCCTGTTGCCGGATGAGCAGCCGGGGCGGCATCGCCTGGACATTCGAACGGCCGCCAGAGTGCAGCTCAAGGGCGCGGGAATCCTCAGCGAACGGATCGCCCACTGCCCGCTGTGCACCGTCAGTGAACCCGAGCTGTTCCATTCCTGGCGACGGGATCAGGTGAAAGCCGTGCAGTGGAGCGGGATCGTGGCGCAAGCGCCAACCTGA
- a CDS encoding Tab2 family RNA-binding protein — translation MSTAALTAAEDWELDFYSRPILEADGRKRWELLITSTPAASGDAEPFRFAKVCPSGDVNSLWLSQALAEAKEASASGGWGSPVRLRCWRSSMRTMVQRAAAEQDLEVIPSRRTFALLDWLQQREREVYPEEEGFMAGPLAPPPAPVPTPPVPLPEEVQGDAWSWAALPASLLLEASEWPMSFSGLLPVPDGIDPEASVPGLRLFSQSRSLAMAGWLGGLEPVRMIVEDRQLVLEAGQDDRWLVSDLEPGIAAEIAEALATSQQQVRGLQFIAIQSSPEEQTFGGFWMLRDIPMA, via the coding sequence ATGAGCACTGCTGCCCTGACAGCCGCTGAAGACTGGGAACTCGACTTCTACTCCCGACCCATCCTTGAGGCCGATGGCCGCAAGCGCTGGGAGCTGCTGATCACCTCCACTCCCGCCGCAAGTGGCGATGCAGAGCCATTTCGCTTCGCCAAGGTGTGCCCCTCTGGTGATGTGAACTCGCTCTGGTTGAGCCAAGCCCTGGCTGAAGCCAAGGAAGCATCCGCCAGCGGGGGCTGGGGTTCTCCAGTGCGCTTGCGCTGCTGGCGCAGTTCGATGCGCACCATGGTGCAGCGCGCCGCAGCCGAACAAGACCTCGAGGTGATTCCCAGTCGCCGCACCTTCGCCCTGCTCGACTGGCTTCAACAGCGCGAGAGGGAGGTGTATCCCGAGGAGGAGGGCTTCATGGCGGGCCCATTGGCACCGCCGCCGGCTCCCGTTCCAACCCCACCGGTGCCCCTGCCGGAGGAAGTTCAAGGAGATGCCTGGAGCTGGGCCGCCCTGCCGGCGAGCCTGCTGCTGGAGGCATCGGAATGGCCGATGAGTTTCAGCGGTCTGCTGCCGGTGCCCGATGGCATCGACCCCGAGGCCTCTGTTCCTGGTCTGCGCCTGTTCAGCCAAAGCCGCTCCCTTGCCATGGCGGGCTGGTTGGGGGGTCTGGAACCCGTGCGGATGATCGTTGAAGACCGCCAGCTGGTGCTGGAGGCTGGTCAGGACGACCGCTGGCTGGTGAGCGACCTGGAGCCAGGCATCGCCGCTGAAATCGCCGAAGCCCTGGCCACTTCGCAGCAGCAGGTGCGCGGCCTCCAATTCATCGCCATCCAGTCCAGCCCCGAAGAACAGACCTTCGGTGGTTTCTGGATGCTGCGGGACATCCCCATGGCCTGA